In Streptomyces capitiformicae, one genomic interval encodes:
- a CDS encoding carbohydrate ABC transporter permease — MSTITKDGVSNPAPAKAAPAKPRRGLRGSPTFNFWLFTGPFLIGLAIFVYLPILWSFYLSFFEARFTVTPSEFIGLDNYVLMLTDEDFMGSLGTFTVFAAIIVPLTWATSLGLALMVNRLRFMRAFFRSVFFLPTAVSYVAASLVWKMSIFNGVRFGMANTFLNMFGIDNTAWLANPDPPWYWLVIVTVRLWLQAGFYMILFIAALQNIPQELYEAAAIDGAKPGWQTFWHITLPQLRATSTAVILLLLVAAYQAFDEFFNLLAKTTWGRPPLMELYYKALGDNQDYGAGSAGALILTVLICLVTLLQGKFMGFGRGEESK, encoded by the coding sequence ATGTCGACCATCACCAAGGACGGCGTCTCCAACCCCGCCCCGGCGAAGGCCGCTCCGGCCAAGCCGCGGCGGGGGCTGCGGGGCTCCCCCACCTTCAACTTCTGGCTCTTCACCGGGCCGTTCCTGATCGGCCTGGCGATCTTCGTCTATCTGCCGATCCTGTGGAGCTTCTACCTGTCGTTCTTCGAGGCCCGCTTCACGGTCACGCCGAGCGAGTTCATCGGCCTCGACAACTACGTCCTCATGCTGACCGACGAGGACTTCATGGGGTCCCTCGGTACCTTCACCGTCTTCGCCGCGATCATCGTGCCGCTGACCTGGGCGACCTCGCTCGGCCTCGCGCTGATGGTGAACCGGCTGCGGTTCATGCGGGCGTTCTTCCGCTCGGTGTTCTTCCTGCCGACGGCGGTCAGCTATGTCGCCGCCTCGCTCGTCTGGAAGATGTCCATCTTCAACGGTGTCCGCTTCGGTATGGCGAACACCTTTCTGAACATGTTCGGCATCGACAACACCGCCTGGCTGGCCAACCCCGACCCGCCGTGGTACTGGCTGGTCATCGTGACCGTGCGGCTGTGGCTCCAGGCCGGCTTCTACATGATCCTCTTCATCGCGGCCCTGCAGAACATCCCGCAGGAGCTGTACGAGGCCGCCGCGATCGACGGCGCGAAGCCCGGCTGGCAGACGTTCTGGCACATCACCCTGCCCCAGCTGCGGGCGACCTCCACCGCCGTGATCCTGCTGCTCCTCGTGGCCGCCTACCAGGCGTTCGACGAGTTCTTCAACCTGCTGGCGAAGACCACCTGGGGCCGGCCGCCGCTGATGGAGCTGTACTACAAGGCCCTCGGTGACAACCAGGACTACGGCGCGGGCAGCGCGGGCGCGCTGATCCTCACCGTACTGATCTGCCTCGTGACGCTGCTCCAGGGCAAGTTCATGGGGTTCGGAAGGGGGGAGGAGTCCAAGTGA
- a CDS encoding FAD-binding protein, protein MTTETLTNWARNITYTAKKLHRPHSLDALRALVAGSERVRVLGSGHSFNEIAEPGAGGVLLSLAALPPVIEVDTAARTVRVGGGVRYAELARAVHAHGLALHNMASLPHISVAGSVATGTHGSGDGNGPLAAAVREVELVTADGTTLTSARGDDRFGGAVTSLGALGVVTALTLDLEPGFQVSQHVFGQLPLDRLDFAAMSASAYSVSLFSRWRHSGFDQVWVKRRTDQAPLDFPWAAPATEAMHPVPGMPAVNCTEQFGVPGPWHERLPHFRAEFTPSNGDELQSEYLLPRAHAMAALRELDRIREVVAPVLQVCEVRTVAADEQWLSPAYGRDTVALHFTWVADTAAVLPVVGRVEEVLAPFEARPHWGKVFTVPAGTLRGLYPRLGDFGKLADAVDPMGKFRNAFVRDVLGV, encoded by the coding sequence ATGACCACCGAGACCCTGACCAACTGGGCCCGGAACATCACGTACACCGCCAAGAAACTGCACCGGCCGCACTCGCTCGACGCGTTGCGGGCGCTGGTCGCGGGCAGTGAGAGGGTGCGGGTGCTCGGCAGCGGGCACTCCTTCAACGAGATCGCCGAGCCCGGCGCCGGCGGCGTCCTGCTCTCCCTGGCCGCGCTGCCGCCGGTGATCGAGGTGGACACGGCGGCCCGTACGGTACGGGTCGGGGGCGGTGTCCGGTACGCCGAACTCGCCCGCGCGGTCCACGCCCACGGCCTCGCCCTGCACAACATGGCCTCCCTCCCGCACATCTCCGTGGCGGGCTCGGTGGCAACCGGTACCCATGGGTCGGGCGACGGCAACGGACCGCTCGCGGCGGCTGTGCGCGAGGTCGAACTGGTCACGGCGGACGGTACGACGCTGACGTCGGCCCGTGGCGACGACCGCTTCGGCGGCGCTGTGACGTCACTCGGCGCCCTGGGCGTGGTCACCGCGCTCACGCTCGATCTGGAGCCGGGGTTCCAGGTGAGCCAGCACGTGTTCGGCCAACTGCCCCTCGACAGGCTGGACTTCGCCGCCATGTCCGCGTCGGCGTACAGCGTGAGCCTCTTCAGCCGCTGGCGGCACTCCGGGTTCGACCAGGTCTGGGTCAAGCGGCGGACCGACCAGGCGCCGCTCGACTTCCCGTGGGCGGCACCGGCGACCGAGGCCATGCACCCGGTGCCGGGCATGCCTGCCGTGAACTGCACCGAGCAGTTCGGGGTGCCCGGACCGTGGCACGAGCGGCTGCCGCACTTCCGGGCGGAGTTCACGCCGAGCAACGGGGACGAGTTGCAGTCGGAGTACCTGCTGCCAAGGGCTCACGCCATGGCCGCGTTGCGGGAGCTGGACCGGATACGGGAGGTGGTGGCGCCCGTGCTGCAGGTCTGCGAGGTTCGTACGGTGGCCGCGGACGAGCAGTGGCTCAGCCCCGCGTATGGACGGGACACCGTCGCGCTGCACTTCACCTGGGTCGCGGACACGGCGGCGGTGTTGCCTGTGGTGGGGCGGGTCGAGGAGGTGCTGGCGCCGTTCGAGGCTCGGCCGCATTGGGGGAAGGTGTTCACTGTTCCGGCAGGCACACTGCGTGGGCTGTACCCCCGGCTGGGTGATTTCGGGAAGCTGGCCGATGCGGTGGATCCGATGGGCAAGTTCCGCAATGCCTTCGTACGGGATGTGCTCGGCGTGTGA
- a CDS encoding radical SAM protein, which yields MGDSRTALVEDLMERFPHVPREAVFKEDLLRGGVAFDASALSDNENGEVKPKSYFIFSFDHGTLPELGEAALRRPPEEIILTGGPYDLRRTVVSVRVNPSSPYRVAADEEGLLGLYLDGRRIADVGVPPMPEYYRHTLSNGKSVMEVAPTIQWGYLIYLTVFRVCQYFGAKEECQYCDINHNWRQHKAAGRPYTGVKDVDEVLEALEIIDRYDTAKTSTAYTLTGGAITKTVAGRDEADFYGHYAKAIEERFPNRWIGKVVAQALPLDDVKRFHDYGVKIYHPNYEVWDRRLFELYCPGKERYVGRDEWHRRILDSAGVFGARNVIPNFVAGVEMAEPFGFTTVDEAIASTTEGLRFFMSHGITPRFTTWCPEPTTPLGKANPQGAPLEYHIRLLEAYRATMDEFGLSSPPGYGPPGPGRAVFSVSSFMDSLPAAEDVSDVTEEVSVK from the coding sequence ATGGGTGACAGCCGCACCGCGCTGGTGGAGGACCTGATGGAGAGGTTCCCGCACGTGCCTCGGGAAGCCGTCTTCAAGGAGGACCTGCTCAGGGGCGGCGTGGCCTTCGACGCCTCCGCGCTGAGCGACAACGAGAACGGCGAGGTCAAGCCGAAGTCGTACTTCATCTTCTCCTTCGACCACGGCACCCTCCCCGAGCTCGGCGAGGCCGCCCTGCGCCGCCCGCCGGAGGAGATCATCCTCACCGGTGGCCCGTACGACCTGCGGCGCACGGTCGTCTCCGTACGGGTCAATCCGTCGTCGCCGTATCGGGTGGCCGCCGATGAAGAGGGGCTCCTCGGGCTGTACCTCGACGGCCGGCGCATCGCGGACGTCGGCGTTCCGCCCATGCCCGAGTACTACCGGCACACGCTCTCCAACGGGAAGTCCGTGATGGAGGTGGCCCCGACCATTCAGTGGGGCTACCTCATCTACCTCACGGTCTTCCGCGTCTGCCAGTACTTCGGCGCCAAGGAGGAGTGCCAGTACTGCGACATCAACCACAACTGGCGCCAGCACAAGGCGGCGGGACGGCCGTACACCGGGGTCAAGGACGTCGACGAGGTCCTTGAGGCATTGGAGATCATCGACCGGTACGACACGGCGAAGACGTCCACCGCGTACACGCTCACCGGCGGCGCGATCACCAAGACGGTCGCGGGCCGGGACGAGGCCGACTTCTACGGTCACTACGCCAAGGCCATCGAGGAGCGCTTCCCGAACCGCTGGATCGGCAAGGTCGTCGCCCAGGCGCTGCCGCTGGACGACGTCAAGCGGTTCCACGACTACGGCGTGAAGATCTACCACCCGAACTACGAGGTCTGGGACCGCCGCCTGTTCGAGCTGTACTGCCCGGGCAAGGAACGTTACGTCGGCCGCGACGAGTGGCACAGGCGCATCCTGGACTCGGCGGGCGTGTTCGGCGCACGCAATGTGATCCCCAACTTCGTGGCGGGCGTGGAGATGGCCGAGCCGTTCGGGTTCACGACGGTGGACGAGGCCATCGCGTCGACGACGGAGGGGCTGCGCTTCTTCATGTCGCACGGGATCACCCCGCGCTTCACCACCTGGTGCCCGGAGCCCACGACCCCGCTCGGCAAGGCCAACCCGCAGGGCGCGCCCCTGGAGTACCACATCCGCCTGCTGGAGGCGTACCGCGCGACGATGGACGAGTTCGGACTGTCGTCCCCGCCCGGCTACGGCCCGCCCGGGCCCGGCCGCGCGGTGTTCTCCGTCAGCTCCTTCATGGACAGCCTCCCGGCGGCCGAGGACGTCTCCGATGTCACTGAGGAGGTTTCCGTCAAGTAA
- a CDS encoding ABC transporter substrate-binding protein: protein MSAMSNSNWDRRSVLRAAMGLAAAGGLAACGSNTGRGGGSGSGKALTQYFHAYGEAGTEQAIKRYAKAYKGGNVTTQWITGSNFESKLFASLLTDKAPDCFEFHPQLQLIESGQVADLSDLINPVKDDFNPADIQSHTVDGKIYGIRMIDDPQFFFYRKSMFEKAGVEVPQTLDELVAAAAKLTTDKVKGAYLGNTLHSIIDPLIWSAGAQHLDDKNQIAYHTDAVVDGFKQLRKLFTSGDLLLDAPTDFWDPSALNQGLAAMQWCGMWAMPQMQEALGDDLGIFPFPKVGDAGKLSVYNGGWSMFVNAKGKNVEETKEYVKWLWIDQKEYQEDWALSYGFHIPPRTSIAESADKLKSGLPAEGVKLFNEYGNFDNIGWTQASRTAMEDVMANCVRKGGDPDKELTKADAKVNRELKKLFG from the coding sequence ATGTCGGCAATGAGCAACAGCAACTGGGACCGCCGCTCCGTACTGCGGGCCGCCATGGGCCTGGCCGCCGCCGGCGGACTCGCCGCGTGCGGCAGCAACACCGGCAGAGGCGGCGGCTCCGGTTCGGGCAAGGCCCTGACGCAGTACTTCCACGCCTACGGCGAGGCCGGCACCGAGCAGGCCATCAAGCGGTACGCGAAGGCCTACAAAGGCGGCAACGTCACCACGCAGTGGATCACCGGCTCCAACTTCGAGAGCAAGCTGTTCGCGTCGCTGCTCACGGACAAGGCCCCCGACTGCTTCGAGTTCCACCCGCAGTTGCAGCTGATCGAGAGCGGTCAGGTAGCGGACCTGAGCGACCTGATCAACCCGGTGAAGGACGACTTCAACCCGGCCGACATCCAGTCGCACACGGTCGACGGGAAGATATACGGCATCCGGATGATCGACGACCCACAGTTCTTCTTCTACCGCAAGTCGATGTTCGAGAAGGCCGGTGTCGAGGTTCCCCAGACACTGGACGAGCTGGTCGCGGCCGCCGCCAAGCTGACCACGGACAAGGTCAAGGGCGCCTACCTCGGCAACACGCTGCACTCGATCATCGACCCGCTGATCTGGTCGGCCGGTGCCCAGCACCTCGACGACAAGAACCAGATCGCCTACCACACGGACGCGGTCGTCGACGGCTTCAAGCAGCTGCGCAAGCTGTTCACCAGCGGTGACCTGCTGCTCGACGCGCCGACCGACTTCTGGGACCCGTCCGCGCTCAACCAGGGCCTGGCCGCCATGCAGTGGTGCGGCATGTGGGCCATGCCGCAGATGCAGGAGGCCCTCGGCGACGACCTCGGCATCTTCCCGTTCCCCAAGGTCGGCGACGCGGGCAAGCTCTCGGTCTACAACGGCGGCTGGTCGATGTTCGTCAACGCCAAGGGCAAGAACGTCGAAGAGACCAAGGAATACGTGAAGTGGCTGTGGATCGACCAGAAGGAGTACCAGGAGGACTGGGCGCTCTCCTACGGCTTCCACATCCCGCCGCGCACCTCGATCGCGGAGTCCGCCGACAAGCTGAAGTCGGGTCTGCCCGCTGAGGGCGTGAAGCTCTTCAACGAGTACGGCAACTTCGACAACATCGGCTGGACCCAGGCGAGCCGGACCGCCATGGAGGACGTCATGGCGAACTGCGTCCGCAAGGGCGGCGACCCGGACAAGGAGCTCACCAAGGCCGACGCCAAAGTCAACCGCGAGCTGAAGAAGCTCTTCGGATAG
- a CDS encoding hydroxyacid dehydrogenase — MPERPRALFAMTAENVPQIFPRDVLDRLRDAVDIDPALVVESTEDFAGPRFREALAEAEVLVTGWGCPRLDEAVLDAAPKLRAILHSAGSVKGFVAPAVWERGIAVSTAADANAVPVAEYTLAMILLAGKDILKSRDRLRAERVHPGWGFVPGIGNHGRRVGVIGASRIGRRLIELLRPFDLRASLTDPYVDEAGAAALGVPLLPLDDLLATSDIVTVHAPDTPETHRLIGRRELALMPDGSVLINTARGALVDHDALIDELRAGRLSAILDVTDPEPLPADSPLLDLPGAFVTPHLAGSQGNEVSRLGLAVTEEAERLAAGRQLAYAIDRATLERIA, encoded by the coding sequence TTGCCCGAGCGTCCCCGCGCGCTGTTCGCGATGACTGCCGAGAACGTTCCCCAGATCTTCCCGCGGGACGTGCTGGACCGGCTGCGGGACGCCGTGGACATCGATCCCGCTCTGGTCGTCGAGAGCACCGAGGATTTCGCCGGCCCCCGGTTCCGGGAGGCTCTCGCCGAGGCCGAGGTACTGGTCACCGGATGGGGGTGCCCCCGGCTGGACGAGGCGGTCCTCGACGCGGCGCCCAAGCTGCGGGCGATCCTGCACTCGGCGGGCTCGGTGAAGGGGTTCGTCGCCCCGGCCGTCTGGGAGCGCGGGATCGCCGTCTCCACGGCGGCCGACGCCAACGCCGTGCCCGTCGCCGAATACACGCTGGCCATGATCCTGCTCGCCGGCAAGGACATCCTCAAATCCCGCGACCGGCTCCGGGCCGAGCGAGTCCACCCCGGCTGGGGATTCGTCCCCGGCATCGGCAACCACGGGCGCCGCGTCGGAGTCATCGGCGCCTCCCGCATCGGCCGCCGCCTCATCGAACTGCTCCGCCCCTTCGACCTGCGCGCGAGCCTCACCGACCCGTACGTCGACGAGGCCGGGGCCGCCGCCCTCGGCGTCCCCCTCCTGCCGTTGGACGACCTCCTCGCCACCTCCGACATCGTGACCGTCCACGCCCCGGACACCCCCGAGACCCACCGCCTCATCGGCCGCCGCGAACTCGCCCTGATGCCCGACGGGTCCGTCCTCATCAACACCGCGCGCGGCGCGCTCGTCGACCACGACGCCCTGATCGACGAACTGCGAGCCGGCCGCCTCAGCGCGATCCTCGACGTCACCGACCCCGAACCGCTGCCCGCCGACTCCCCGCTCCTCGACCTCCCGGGCGCCTTCGTCACCCCCCACCTGGCCGGTTCCCAGGGCAACGAGGTCTCCCGCCTCGGCCTCGCGGTCACCGAAGAGGCCGAACGGCTCGCGGCCGGGCGGCAGTTGGCGTACGCGATCGATCGGGCCACACTGGAACGCATCGCGTAA
- a CDS encoding carbohydrate ABC transporter permease, producing the protein MTTTTTPPADRVDVSAKPRRVRTGSVIGSTGLYVATGIAAILFLIPFYLIVRNALMTDPEITGEEWKWFPTDIQWGNFSEPFDDPSVDFARSLWNSAVVGVLHTVGTLLVCSLAGYGLARIPYKHANKVFYVVLGTLMVPTAVTFVPSFVLVSSLGWVDTYRGLIIPGLFSGFTCFLFRQYFLGFPKELEEAARMDGLGYLGAYWRVVVPNSLNFFAAMATITFISGWNSFLWPLVIGQDPSAWTVQVALSNYTTGQTVNFHLIFMATAISILPLVFVFLFLQRWLVQGIAQTGIKG; encoded by the coding sequence GTGACCACCACTACGACACCTCCGGCGGACCGGGTCGACGTATCGGCCAAGCCGCGTCGCGTCCGGACCGGCAGCGTGATCGGCTCGACCGGTCTCTATGTCGCCACCGGCATCGCCGCGATCCTCTTCCTCATCCCCTTCTATCTGATCGTCCGCAACGCCCTGATGACGGACCCGGAGATCACGGGCGAGGAATGGAAGTGGTTCCCCACCGACATCCAGTGGGGCAACTTCAGCGAGCCGTTCGACGACCCGTCGGTCGACTTCGCGCGTTCGCTGTGGAACTCGGCGGTCGTCGGCGTCCTGCACACGGTGGGCACCCTGCTGGTCTGCTCGCTGGCCGGATACGGCCTCGCCCGTATCCCGTACAAGCACGCCAACAAGGTCTTCTACGTCGTCCTCGGCACCCTGATGGTCCCCACCGCCGTGACCTTCGTGCCCAGCTTCGTACTGGTGTCGTCCCTCGGCTGGGTCGACACCTACCGGGGTCTCATCATTCCGGGGCTCTTCAGTGGTTTCACGTGCTTCCTGTTCCGGCAGTACTTCCTGGGGTTCCCCAAGGAGCTGGAGGAGGCGGCGCGGATGGACGGGCTCGGTTACCTGGGCGCGTACTGGCGGGTCGTCGTACCCAACTCGCTGAACTTCTTCGCCGCGATGGCGACGATCACGTTCATCAGTGGGTGGAACTCCTTCCTGTGGCCCCTGGTCATCGGCCAGGACCCGAGCGCGTGGACCGTCCAGGTCGCGCTCTCGAACTACACGACCGGCCAGACCGTCAACTTCCATCTGATCTTCATGGCCACGGCCATTTCCATCCTGCCCCTGGTGTTTGTCTTCCTCTTCCTCCAGCGCTGGCTGGTGCAGGGCATCGCGCAGACCGGCATCAAGGGCTAG
- a CDS encoding cellulose-binding domain-containing protein has protein sequence MPDLPKPQDAAEAALFSECWDAVLSYADLCTSGSIAATQLATEAFTNGMHEAHALENETGTGRAAGRRALRLPRIPFLLTWVRISAAAWEADGQGHRLDPDLRLWLNSDKAARYTGPPLHRPLALRALRDMQEPDAALLWLAEVESLPLSSVARRLGLDPAVAKAELDQVRTLFRDRCHRNQFDTPVDTDCHSYARLLDAITRSPGTETPDDLSRHLATCVDCAEAAGCLGLHGGGLPAALAGGVIGWGGLAYLERRRRAAEAGLLPGRADSTGTDRGLSPGREPRPRLGRNGLLVGVGLVSVLALAVSLMPFGDDETVAEGAAAGETSVVQRDSSVPSAQPSPSGGSSDMQSTSRPEETGSDDDRGDKDDDGDYGDNKQPQGDSSTPARVSHEPVDPGRSSSATCHVRYQIVNQWPGGFQAAVTVTSTEALDGWSIGWSYGDGQRLTQMWDGTFEQDGSRVVATAADYNATITEGGTFGVGFLGAWDNDDNSAPEDFTLNGRECETAD, from the coding sequence ATGCCTGACCTGCCGAAGCCTCAGGACGCCGCCGAAGCCGCGTTGTTCTCGGAGTGCTGGGACGCGGTCCTTTCCTACGCCGATCTGTGCACGTCCGGTTCCATCGCGGCGACACAACTGGCCACCGAGGCCTTCACCAACGGTATGCACGAGGCGCACGCCCTGGAGAACGAGACGGGGACCGGGCGTGCCGCCGGGCGGCGGGCCTTACGGCTGCCCCGCATACCGTTCCTGCTGACCTGGGTCAGAATCAGCGCCGCCGCCTGGGAGGCGGACGGGCAGGGCCACCGGCTCGACCCCGACCTGCGCCTCTGGCTCAACTCGGACAAGGCCGCGCGCTACACCGGTCCGCCGCTGCACCGGCCCCTCGCCCTGCGCGCTCTCAGGGACATGCAGGAGCCCGACGCCGCCCTGCTGTGGCTGGCCGAGGTCGAGTCGCTGCCGCTGTCCTCGGTGGCCCGCCGGCTCGGCCTCGACCCGGCGGTCGCCAAGGCCGAACTCGACCAGGTGCGGACGCTGTTCAGGGACCGGTGCCACCGCAACCAGTTCGACACGCCCGTCGACACCGACTGCCACAGCTACGCCCGGCTGCTGGACGCGATCACCCGTTCGCCCGGCACCGAGACCCCCGATGACCTGTCGCGGCACCTCGCCACGTGCGTGGACTGCGCCGAGGCCGCGGGCTGCCTCGGGCTGCACGGCGGCGGACTGCCCGCCGCCCTCGCCGGCGGTGTGATCGGCTGGGGCGGACTCGCCTACCTGGAGCGCCGCCGTCGCGCGGCCGAGGCGGGCCTCCTCCCCGGGCGCGCCGACTCCACCGGCACCGACCGGGGACTCTCGCCGGGCAGGGAACCGAGGCCGCGGCTCGGCCGCAACGGGCTGCTGGTCGGGGTCGGCCTCGTCTCCGTCCTCGCGCTCGCCGTCTCTCTCATGCCCTTCGGTGACGACGAGACCGTCGCCGAGGGCGCGGCGGCCGGCGAGACGTCGGTGGTGCAGCGGGACTCCTCCGTCCCCTCGGCGCAGCCCTCCCCGTCCGGCGGGTCCTCCGACATGCAGAGCACGTCGCGGCCCGAGGAGACCGGCTCCGACGACGACCGGGGTGACAAGGACGACGACGGCGACTACGGCGACAACAAGCAGCCGCAGGGCGACTCCTCGACCCCGGCCCGGGTCTCGCACGAGCCGGTCGACCCCGGCAGGTCGTCCTCCGCCACCTGCCATGTCCGCTACCAGATCGTGAACCAGTGGCCGGGCGGCTTCCAGGCCGCCGTCACCGTCACCTCCACCGAGGCGCTCGACGGCTGGAGCATCGGCTGGTCCTACGGCGACGGCCAGCGCCTCACCCAGATGTGGGACGGCACGTTCGAACAGGACGGCTCCCGCGTCGTGGCCACCGCCGCCGACTACAACGCGACGATCACCGAGGGCGGCACCTTCGGCGTCGGTTTCCTGGGGGCCTGGGACAACGACGACAACTCGGCACCGGAGGACTTCACGCTGAACGGGCGTGAGTGCGAGACGGCGGATTGA
- a CDS encoding ROK family transcriptional regulator yields the protein MSWRDRGTVSPVKRTSRDIRTANRYEVLRQIIAESPTSRQELAAATGLSLATVATLVGELLDLRLITEVGFEDSAGGRPRGLVAVNTSGGALIGVDIAETYVRVELFDLALTVLARADEDMRPGESRPEQVVGHVAAAVGSVVTQAGVEGARVLGVGVSVPGQVDREGGVSEYAPNWDWHDVPLLDLLTEHIAYPLYLDNPLRACAVAELWFGAARGRGDAVVVNLGTGVGAGLVLGGGLHRGVSNSAGEWGHTTLVLDGRLCHCGNHGCVETYVGAPGIMLHLRELSPQSTLLHPEDQTATIDALARGVADRDPVAVKVVRDTARYLGAGIADLVNLLNPEVVVLSSWVAATLGEPLLTEVREAVARHALRRPLAAAEIVLSPIPTDPVCLGAATFALEGALSSISQRPAKRTTYTRGRTARPS from the coding sequence ATGTCCTGGAGGGATAGAGGCACTGTGTCGCCGGTGAAGCGCACATCACGCGATATTCGCACCGCGAACCGCTACGAGGTGCTGCGCCAGATCATCGCCGAGTCGCCCACGTCCCGGCAGGAGCTGGCGGCGGCCACCGGGTTGAGTCTGGCGACGGTCGCGACGCTGGTCGGGGAGTTGCTCGATCTGCGGCTGATCACGGAGGTCGGGTTCGAGGACTCGGCCGGCGGGCGTCCCCGCGGGCTCGTGGCCGTCAACACGTCGGGGGGCGCGTTGATCGGCGTGGACATCGCGGAGACGTACGTCCGTGTCGAGCTCTTCGACCTCGCGCTGACCGTGCTGGCCCGCGCCGACGAGGACATGCGCCCCGGTGAGAGCCGGCCGGAGCAGGTCGTCGGGCATGTGGCGGCGGCCGTCGGCTCGGTGGTCACGCAGGCCGGGGTCGAGGGCGCCCGGGTGCTCGGTGTCGGGGTGAGCGTGCCGGGTCAGGTGGACCGGGAGGGCGGGGTGTCGGAGTACGCCCCGAACTGGGACTGGCACGACGTCCCGCTGCTCGATCTGCTCACCGAGCACATCGCGTATCCGCTGTACCTGGACAATCCGCTGCGGGCCTGCGCGGTCGCCGAGCTGTGGTTCGGTGCGGCCCGGGGCCGCGGCGACGCCGTGGTCGTCAATCTCGGTACGGGTGTCGGCGCCGGGCTGGTGCTCGGCGGCGGGCTGCACCGGGGGGTCAGCAACAGCGCCGGCGAGTGGGGGCACACCACGCTCGTGCTGGACGGGCGGCTGTGCCACTGCGGCAACCACGGGTGCGTCGAGACGTATGTCGGGGCGCCCGGGATCATGCTGCATCTGCGGGAGTTGAGTCCGCAGAGCACGCTGCTGCACCCGGAGGACCAGACCGCCACTATCGATGCGCTGGCCCGGGGAGTCGCCGACCGGGATCCGGTCGCCGTCAAGGTGGTCCGCGACACGGCCCGTTATCTGGGCGCCGGTATCGCGGACCTCGTCAATCTGCTCAATCCCGAAGTGGTCGTGCTCAGCAGCTGGGTCGCGGCCACGCTCGGCGAACCGCTCCTCACCGAGGTGCGGGAGGCCGTGGCCCGGCACGCGCTGCGCCGCCCGCTGGCCGCCGCCGAGATCGTCCTGTCCCCCATCCCCACCGACCCGGTGTGCCTGGGAGCGGCGACTTTCGCCCTCGAGGGGGCGCTCTCCTCGATCAGTCAACGACCTGCCAAACGCACCACCTACACCAGGGGCCGTACCGCACGGCCTTCGTGA